One genomic window of Roseateles sp. DAIF2 includes the following:
- a CDS encoding methyl-accepting chemotaxis protein, translating into MSFLDKIKNLGKNDGATGTGAATPSAAMPLSVPGPLSDTPRHESSIISEAVPTELAAAEFSETGSAFPASTVAAESQLTPPVEPADKSRRQLVLFVLVGLGLLGSMATVGLVLVGANKSAAQVRSTGQALMQSQRLAKSVSAALVGNAGAFAELRESVAVLNALPPELREGAAGIAAVQSGLDQVEPLIAKADKNGKTVLAQEKVLTQVGQALRSINRQSSDLLESAEAVSSLALQQGSSLGEISAVGQLVMLTQRIGKSANEFLTQEGVSPEAVFLLGKDLNTFKEIAEGLLKGNPELRLPGARDPQLRERITVLLKQYEETRTQAAAILSNLQGLVSAREAQTSILADSEPMRRQLEQIAAELEASGGASWWLIGLMLASLAALVVGALGLLLLYVSAQKQRALQAEAKKLEAEAEQKEAKRVNDANQAAILRLMNELQSVAEGDLTQQATVTEDITGAIADSVNYTVEELRSLVGQVQNTAGRVTETTGLVDQTSTELLAASTEQLHEIRATGEAVLQMAGRINEVSAQAQQTAEVARISREAAETGRQAVLNNIGGMNSIRESIQETSKRIKRLGESSQEIGEITELISDITEQTNVLALNAAIQAASAGEAGRGFSVVAEEVQRLAERSGDATRRIAALVKTIQTDTQDAVAAMERSTVGVVQGTKLSDAAGSALEEIDKVSRRLDQLIAQISAQALSEARAANEVASNIQHIFAVTEQTSEGTRSTAQMVHELSRSAEALRASVTRFKVS; encoded by the coding sequence ATGAGCTTCCTGGACAAGATCAAGAACCTGGGCAAGAACGACGGCGCAACCGGGACCGGCGCGGCCACCCCATCGGCGGCGATGCCGCTGAGCGTGCCGGGGCCGCTGAGCGACACGCCGCGGCACGAGTCTTCCATCATCTCCGAGGCCGTGCCGACCGAGTTGGCCGCGGCCGAATTCTCCGAGACCGGCAGCGCCTTCCCGGCCAGCACCGTCGCGGCCGAGAGCCAGTTGACGCCGCCGGTCGAGCCGGCTGACAAGAGCCGACGTCAGCTGGTGCTCTTCGTGCTGGTGGGGTTGGGTCTGCTGGGCTCCATGGCTACGGTCGGCCTGGTGCTGGTCGGCGCGAACAAGAGCGCGGCCCAGGTGCGCTCCACCGGCCAGGCGCTGATGCAATCGCAGCGTCTCGCGAAATCGGTGTCCGCCGCGCTGGTGGGCAATGCCGGCGCCTTCGCCGAGCTGCGCGAGTCGGTGGCGGTGCTGAACGCGCTGCCGCCCGAGCTGCGCGAGGGTGCCGCCGGCATCGCCGCGGTGCAGAGCGGGCTGGACCAGGTCGAGCCGCTGATCGCCAAGGCCGACAAGAACGGCAAGACCGTGCTGGCGCAGGAGAAGGTGCTGACCCAGGTGGGCCAGGCGCTGCGCAGCATCAACCGCCAGAGCTCGGACCTGCTGGAAAGCGCCGAGGCCGTGTCCTCGCTGGCGCTGCAGCAGGGCTCCTCGCTGGGCGAGATCTCCGCGGTGGGCCAGCTGGTGATGCTGACCCAGCGCATCGGCAAGAGCGCCAACGAATTCCTGACCCAGGAGGGCGTCAGCCCCGAGGCCGTGTTCCTGCTCGGCAAGGACCTGAACACCTTCAAGGAGATCGCCGAGGGCCTGTTGAAGGGCAACCCGGAGCTGCGCCTGCCCGGCGCGCGCGACCCCCAGCTGCGCGAGCGCATCACCGTGCTGCTGAAGCAGTACGAGGAGACGCGCACCCAGGCCGCGGCCATCCTGTCGAACCTGCAGGGTCTGGTCTCGGCGCGCGAGGCGCAGACCTCGATCCTGGCCGATTCCGAGCCGATGCGGCGCCAGCTGGAACAGATCGCGGCCGAGCTGGAAGCCTCCGGCGGCGCGAGCTGGTGGCTGATCGGCCTGATGCTGGCCTCGCTGGCCGCGCTGGTGGTCGGCGCGCTCGGCTTGCTCCTCCTGTATGTGTCGGCGCAGAAACAGCGTGCGCTGCAGGCCGAGGCTAAGAAGCTTGAGGCTGAGGCCGAGCAGAAGGAAGCCAAGCGCGTCAACGACGCCAACCAGGCCGCGATTCTGCGCCTGATGAACGAGCTGCAGTCGGTCGCCGAGGGCGATCTGACCCAGCAGGCCACCGTGACCGAGGACATCACCGGCGCGATCGCCGACTCGGTGAACTACACGGTGGAGGAGCTGCGCAGCCTGGTCGGCCAGGTGCAGAACACCGCCGGTCGCGTGACCGAGACCACCGGCCTGGTGGACCAGACCTCGACCGAGCTGCTGGCCGCCTCGACCGAGCAGCTGCACGAGATCCGCGCCACCGGCGAGGCGGTGCTGCAGATGGCCGGCCGCATCAACGAGGTGTCGGCCCAGGCGCAGCAGACCGCCGAGGTCGCGCGCATCTCGCGCGAAGCGGCCGAGACCGGCCGTCAGGCGGTGCTGAACAATATCGGCGGCATGAACTCGATCCGCGAGTCGATCCAGGAGACCTCCAAGCGCATCAAGCGCCTGGGCGAAAGCTCGCAGGAAATCGGCGAGATCACCGAGCTGATCTCGGACATTACCGAACAGACCAATGTGCTGGCGCTGAACGCCGCGATCCAGGCCGCCTCGGCCGGCGAGGCGGGCCGCGGCTTCTCGGTGGTGGCGGAAGAGGTGCAGCGCCTGGCGGAACGCTCCGGCGACGCGACGCGCCGCATTGCGGCCCTGGTCAAGACGATTCAGACCGACACCCAGGATGCGGTGGCCGCGATGGAGCGCTCGACGGTCGGCGTGGTGCAGGGTACCAAGCTGTCCGATGCGGCCGGTTCCGCGCTGGAGGAGATCGACAAGGTGTCGCGCCGTCTGGACCAGCTGATCGCGCAGATCTCGGCCCAGGCCCTGTCGGAAGCGCGCGCCGCCAACGAGGTGGCCTCCAATATCCAGCACATCTTTGCGGTGACCGAACAGACCTCGGAGGGCACGCGCTCGACCGCCCAGATGGTGCATGAGCTGTCGCGCTCGGCCGAGGCGCTGCGCGCGTCGGTGACGCGCTTCAAGGTTTCCTGA